In a single window of the Cervus elaphus chromosome 1, mCerEla1.1, whole genome shotgun sequence genome:
- the ADM gene encoding pro-adrenomedullin, whose product MKLVPVALMYLGSLAFLGADAARLDVAAEFRKKWNKWALSRGKRELRESSSYPTGLANVKAGPVQTLVRPQDVKGASRSPQASSPDAARIRVKRYRQSLNNFQGMRSFGCRFGTCTVQKLAHQIYQFTDKDKDGVAPRSKISPQGYGRRRRRSLPEASLGRTLLQPPEPKARGAPDSRVHQVFATLLRI is encoded by the exons ATGAAGCTGGTTCCCGTCGCCCTCATGTACCTGGGCTCGCTCGCCTTCCTAGGCGCGGACGCCGCAAGGCTCGACGTGGCGGCAGAGTTCCGAAAGAA ATGGAATAAGTGGGCTCTAAGTCGTGGAAAAAGAGAACTTCGCGAGTCCAGTAGCTACCCCACCGGGCTCGCCAACGTGAAGGCCGGGCCTGTCCAGACTCTTGTTCGGCCCCAGGATGTGAAGGGCGCCTCTCGCAGCCCGCAGGCCAG CAGTCCTGACGCAGCCCGCATCCGAGTCAAGCGCTACCGCCAGAGTTTGAACAACTTCCAGGGCATGAGGAGCTTTGGTTGTCGCTTCGGGACATGCACGGTGCAGAAGCTGGCGCATCAGATCTACCAGTTCACGGACAAGGACAAGGACGGAGTCGCCCCCAGGAGCAAGATCAGCCCCCAGGGCTACGGCCGTCGGCGCCGACGTTCACTGCCCGAGGCCAGCTTGGGTCGGACTCTATTACAGCCTCCAGAGCCAAAGGCGCGAGGTGCCCCAGATTCCCGGGTGCATCAAGTATTTGCCACGCTCCTTAGGATTTAG